The following are from one region of the Edwardsiella tarda ATCC 15947 = NBRC 105688 genome:
- the mrdA gene encoding penicillin-binding protein 2 — protein sequence MNLLKDAIRDHGAESALFLRRTLIALVVVILCFALLIANLYHLQVQDHAEYQTRSDENDIKTLPVAPVRGLIYDRYGTPLVENQTLYQISLIPGKTPHLAQTLKALTPLVDLTPQEIDDFHQAMKHARRFAEVPLKEGLSEREVSRFAVNEFAFPGVQLSTYQQRYYPYGAELAHVVGYVSKINDHDLQRLDAEGQLENYSADHDIGKQGIERYYESLLHGKTGSQEVEVDSHGRIVRYLKEQPPHAGSSVYLTLDLPLQHFIEQQLKGQRAAVVVMDPRDGGILAMVSSPSYDPNPFVNGISYKAYNALLHNPALPLINRVTQGIYPPASTVKPYMASAALLAGVITPQTTFFGAPTWTLPGTHRRYRDWLKSGHGILNVVKAIEESADTFFYQVAYEMGIDRIHQWMSQFGYGQLSGIDLDEEARGVLPDRDWKLRVHHKPWYQGDTVSVGIGQGYWTATPIQMVKALGILINNGKVVTPHLLYAVKHGQQIVPYRQSHFRQIATPTSPVWDIVKRGMYGMANDPNGTGYKYFHTAPYQIAGKSGTSQVFGLKQNQVYNAKMIPVRLRDHIFYTVFAPYPHPRIAMAVILENGGGDGVVAAPVTRAILDYIFRSTTTTATTNAPASTVGPRDKSAFSPVRANASATLTPASQAGRQLEQPGDQDQRKAHRPGQAD from the coding sequence ATGAATCTGTTAAAAGACGCCATCCGTGATCATGGTGCCGAGTCGGCGCTGTTTCTGCGCCGCACGCTGATAGCGTTGGTCGTGGTGATCCTCTGTTTTGCCTTGCTGATCGCCAACCTATATCACCTTCAGGTGCAGGATCATGCCGAATATCAGACCCGTTCCGATGAGAATGATATCAAGACGCTGCCGGTCGCGCCGGTGCGGGGCTTGATCTACGATCGCTACGGTACACCGTTGGTCGAGAATCAAACCCTGTATCAGATCTCCCTGATCCCGGGTAAAACACCACATCTGGCGCAAACGCTCAAGGCGCTGACGCCGCTGGTGGATCTGACGCCACAGGAGATCGACGACTTTCATCAGGCGATGAAGCATGCCCGGCGTTTCGCCGAGGTGCCCTTGAAGGAGGGGCTAAGCGAGCGGGAGGTATCGCGTTTTGCGGTCAACGAGTTCGCCTTTCCCGGCGTACAACTCTCGACCTACCAGCAACGTTATTACCCCTATGGCGCCGAGTTGGCTCACGTGGTCGGCTACGTCTCGAAGATCAACGATCACGATCTGCAACGACTCGATGCCGAGGGGCAGCTAGAGAACTACTCCGCCGATCATGACATCGGTAAACAGGGTATCGAGCGTTACTACGAGTCATTGCTGCATGGCAAGACCGGTAGCCAGGAGGTGGAGGTCGACAGTCATGGGCGCATCGTCCGTTATCTGAAGGAGCAACCACCACACGCCGGATCCAGCGTCTATCTCACGCTCGATTTACCATTACAACACTTTATCGAGCAACAGTTGAAGGGGCAGCGTGCGGCGGTGGTGGTGATGGATCCGCGCGATGGCGGTATCCTGGCCATGGTTTCCAGCCCGAGCTATGATCCGAACCCCTTTGTCAATGGCATCTCTTATAAGGCGTATAATGCCTTATTGCATAATCCGGCGCTGCCGCTGATTAACCGTGTCACCCAGGGTATCTATCCCCCAGCCTCGACGGTCAAGCCCTACATGGCCAGCGCGGCCTTGCTGGCGGGCGTGATCACCCCGCAGACCACCTTCTTTGGCGCGCCGACCTGGACGTTGCCCGGGACACATCGGCGCTACCGTGATTGGCTGAAAAGCGGCCACGGCATCCTGAATGTGGTGAAGGCCATCGAGGAGTCGGCGGATACCTTTTTCTACCAAGTCGCCTACGAAATGGGCATCGACCGCATCCATCAATGGATGAGCCAGTTTGGCTATGGTCAGCTTTCGGGTATCGATCTAGATGAGGAGGCGCGCGGCGTGTTGCCCGATCGCGATTGGAAGCTGCGGGTTCACCATAAACCGTGGTACCAGGGCGATACGGTCTCGGTCGGCATTGGTCAGGGGTACTGGACGGCTACGCCGATCCAGATGGTGAAGGCGCTCGGGATCTTGATTAATAACGGCAAGGTGGTGACGCCGCATCTGCTGTATGCCGTGAAGCATGGTCAGCAGATCGTGCCGTATCGCCAGAGTCACTTCCGCCAGATCGCCACGCCAACGTCGCCGGTGTGGGATATCGTCAAACGGGGCATGTATGGTATGGCGAATGACCCGAATGGTACCGGCTACAAATATTTCCACACGGCCCCCTACCAGATCGCCGGTAAGTCGGGGACTTCGCAAGTCTTCGGCCTGAAGCAGAATCAGGTCTATAACGCGAAGATGATCCCGGTTCGCTTGCGCGACCATATCTTCTATACCGTCTTTGCGCCTTATCCCCATCCACGCATTGCCATGGCGGTGATCCTGGAGAATGGCGGCGGCGATGGTGTGGTGGCGGCTCCCGTGACGCGTGCCATTCTCGACTATATCTTTCGTTCGACGACGACGACAGCAACGACCAATGCCCCGGCGTCTACCGTCGGGCCGAGGGACAAGAGTGCGTTTTCTCCCGTGCGTGCCAACGCGTCGGCTACGCTTACCCCGGCGTCTCAAGCGGGTCGCCAGTTAGAACAGCCAGGTGATCAGGACCAGCGGAAAGCTCATCGGCCAGGT